In Candidatus Bathyarchaeia archaeon, a single genomic region encodes these proteins:
- a CDS encoding NAD(P)H-dependent oxidoreductase, with product MKILGISGSGRKRSYNWGLLEAAKELLPENTTLEIFDVSHFPLFTQDHERDPPAEVRSFKQKIRDSDAILFATPEHNYTVTAVLKNAIEWGNRPAGDNSWNGKPAAIVSASSGPRGGVRSQLHLRQILVDLNVYAINQPQLLLGRAQEAFDNDHKLKDPQTRETLKTILQTLTSWTKKINGS from the coding sequence ATGAAGATACTTGGAATTTCAGGCAGCGGCCGGAAACGGTCCTACAACTGGGGACTTCTTGAGGCGGCCAAAGAGTTGCTGCCCGAGAATACGACCCTTGAGATTTTCGATGTGTCCCACTTCCCGCTCTTCACCCAGGACCACGAAAGGGATCCGCCTGCTGAAGTTCGATCGTTCAAACAGAAGATACGCGACTCGGACGCGATACTGTTCGCAACGCCCGAACACAACTATACTGTCACGGCGGTTTTGAAGAACGCTATCGAGTGGGGCAACAGACCAGCTGGAGACAATTCATGGAACGGCAAACCAGCAGCGATAGTCAGTGCATCTTCAGGTCCCCGAGGAGGAGTAAGATCACAACTTCACCTGCGACAGATACTAGTCGATCTCAACGTCTACGCAATCAACCAGCCCCAGCTCCTCCTGGGACGCGCCCAAGAAGCGTTTGACAACGATCATAAACTGAAAGACCCGCAGACCAGGGAGACTTTGAAGACGATTCTGCAAACACTGACGAGCTGGACCAAGAAGATCAATGGCAGTTAG